Proteins from one Loktanella sp. M215 genomic window:
- a CDS encoding PepSY domain-containing protein: MIRVTHRWPGLLALALLLVLTISGAVLSVFPAAERLSAPQAAADLTVAALATRIVTAYPGVEQIKRSPSGKVTAFWFDGDTPGSAVIDPATGQGAGSADPNPVERWLTTLHRSLFLDDTGRIVSAIGAGAMMVLAISGVLLVRRRVGGLRRWFTRLRGPLAGRIHVEIARVAVVGLALSSLTALWMTASTFGLIPDTAAMPAFPAQVSGQTGVALSSVETLQNTPVADLRALSFPYAGDATDVLTLTTDSGTGYIDQGTGALLGWADLTGWAKVSETVYMLHTGQGAAALGLVLGLMALGVPIMGVTGVILWWSRRRDRPRLAHNHPAATARTILLVGSEGGSTWSFAATLHAALTTKGQTVHAAPMSSFDAARCARAQHIIVMAATYGDGDAPTSAKGFLDQLAPNTGTATLTVLGFGDRSFPAFCAYAAKVAARAEALGWHPLTPTATVDRQSPQDFARWGRDLGQAMGLDLTLDHQPTLPKTHPLTLIARRDYGTAVQAPTAILRFAVPHVPLWQRLTGRSLGRFQAGDLLGILPAGSAIPRFYSLASARRDGFIEIVVRKHANGLCSGQLMALEPGDTMPAFVRQNASFHAGRDRTPLILIGAGTGISPLAGFIRANDNRRPLHLFFGMRHPDSDFLYGTDLTDWQASGRLAELATATSRGARKTYVQDTIRAEAPQLDALIRSGARIMVCGGRDMAAGVSEALAEILMPTGLTPAALKADGRYVEDVY, encoded by the coding sequence ATGATCCGCGTCACCCACCGCTGGCCGGGGCTTCTTGCCCTCGCGCTCCTCCTCGTGCTGACGATCAGCGGCGCGGTGCTGTCCGTCTTTCCGGCGGCAGAGCGTCTGAGTGCGCCGCAGGCCGCAGCAGACCTGACCGTCGCCGCCCTCGCGACGCGGATCGTGACCGCCTATCCGGGGGTCGAGCAGATCAAGCGCTCGCCTTCGGGCAAGGTCACCGCCTTCTGGTTCGACGGCGACACCCCCGGGTCCGCCGTGATCGACCCGGCCACGGGACAGGGCGCAGGCAGCGCCGACCCGAACCCGGTGGAGCGTTGGCTGACCACCCTGCACCGCTCGCTCTTCCTCGACGATACCGGCCGCATCGTTTCGGCGATCGGAGCGGGCGCGATGATGGTGCTGGCGATCAGTGGCGTGCTTCTGGTCCGCCGCCGGGTTGGCGGTCTGCGCCGCTGGTTCACCCGCCTGCGCGGTCCCCTTGCGGGGCGGATCCACGTCGAAATCGCCCGCGTCGCCGTGGTTGGCCTCGCGCTGTCCTCCCTGACCGCCCTGTGGATGACCGCCTCCACCTTCGGCCTCATCCCTGACACCGCCGCCATGCCTGCCTTTCCGGCGCAAGTCAGCGGCCAGACCGGCGTGGCGCTTTCCAGTGTCGAAACCTTGCAGAATACGCCCGTCGCCGACCTGCGCGCCCTCAGCTTTCCCTATGCGGGCGACGCCACCGACGTCTTGACCCTGACCACCGACAGCGGCACCGGCTACATTGATCAGGGCACCGGCGCGCTGCTGGGCTGGGCTGACCTGACCGGCTGGGCCAAGGTGTCGGAAACCGTCTACATGCTGCACACCGGACAAGGTGCTGCCGCCCTTGGCCTTGTCCTCGGCCTGATGGCACTGGGCGTGCCGATCATGGGCGTCACCGGCGTCATCCTGTGGTGGTCCCGCCGCCGCGACCGCCCGCGTCTGGCGCACAACCACCCCGCCGCCACCGCCCGCACCATCCTGCTGGTCGGCAGCGAAGGCGGCAGCACGTGGAGCTTTGCCGCAACCCTCCACGCCGCCCTGACCACCAAGGGCCAGACCGTCCACGCCGCGCCCATGTCCAGCTTCGACGCCGCCCGCTGTGCGCGCGCGCAGCACATCATTGTCATGGCTGCGACCTATGGCGACGGCGACGCCCCTACATCGGCCAAAGGTTTTCTCGATCAGCTGGCTCCGAACACCGGCACCGCCACCCTCACCGTCCTCGGCTTTGGCGACCGCAGCTTTCCCGCGTTCTGCGCTTATGCCGCCAAGGTCGCCGCACGGGCCGAAGCGCTTGGCTGGCACCCGCTGACGCCGACCGCCACCGTCGACCGCCAGTCGCCGCAGGACTTCGCCCGCTGGGGCCGTGACCTCGGTCAGGCCATGGGCCTTGATCTCACCCTCGACCACCAGCCCACCTTGCCGAAAACCCACCCCCTGACCCTGATCGCGCGCCGCGATTACGGCACCGCCGTCCAGGCCCCCACCGCGATCCTGCGCTTCGCCGTGCCGCACGTGCCCCTGTGGCAGCGTCTGACCGGACGCAGCCTTGGCCGCTTTCAGGCCGGCGACCTGCTGGGCATCCTCCCCGCAGGATCCGCCATCCCGCGCTTCTACTCCCTCGCCTCTGCCCGCCGCGACGGGTTTATCGAGATCGTGGTCCGCAAGCACGCAAACGGCCTCTGCTCCGGTCAGCTCATGGCGCTGGAACCGGGCGATACCATGCCCGCGTTCGTCCGCCAGAACGCCAGCTTTCATGCGGGCCGCGACCGGACACCGCTGATCCTGATCGGTGCAGGCACCGGCATCAGCCCCCTCGCGGGCTTCATCCGGGCCAATGACAACCGCCGCCCGCTGCACCTGTTCTTCGGCATGCGCCACCCGGACAGCGATTTCCTGTATGGCACCGACCTGACCGACTGGCAGGCCTCCGGTCGCCTTGCGGAGCTTGCCACCGCAACCTCGCGCGGGGCCCGCAAGACCTACGTGCAGGACACCATCCGCGCCGAGGCCCCGCAGCTTGACGCCCTGATCCGCAGCGGCGCGCGCATCATGGTCTGCGGTGGCCGCGACATGGCCGCCGGCGTGTCCGAAGCGTTGGCCGAGATCCTGATGCCCACCGGCCTGACCCCCGCCGCGCTCAAGGCAGACGGGCGCTATGTCGAAGATGTCTACTGA
- a CDS encoding DUF2271 domain-containing protein: MKALLTALSLTTALVMPAMAMARPVTLSTQLTNYGGDGAYLAFYVTDASGAYAGSLWMAGGKSRYYQHLIDWQRATGGDTAQINGITGASVGAGRTLDISLDLSDALFDAGYVLHIDAAVENMRESPNEIAIPLTKTGAGTPVKGRRYIADFTYDM; the protein is encoded by the coding sequence ATGAAAGCCCTGCTGACCGCCCTCTCGCTGACCACGGCGCTTGTCATGCCCGCGATGGCCATGGCCCGCCCGGTCACGCTGTCCACCCAATTGACCAACTACGGCGGTGACGGCGCCTATCTGGCGTTCTACGTCACCGACGCCAGCGGCGCCTATGCCGGCAGCCTCTGGATGGCGGGCGGAAAATCGCGGTATTACCAGCACCTGATCGACTGGCAGCGTGCCACGGGCGGCGATACGGCGCAGATCAACGGCATCACGGGCGCCAGCGTCGGCGCAGGCCGGACGCTGGACATCTCGCTCGACCTGTCTGACGCGCTGTTCGATGCGGGTTACGTCCTGCACATCGACGCCGCCGTCGAAAACATGCGCGAAAGCCCGAACGAGATCGCGATCCCGCTGACCAAAACAGGCGCCGGCACCCCGGTCAAGGGCCGCCGCTATATCGCCGATTTCACCTACGACATGTAA
- a CDS encoding PepSY domain-containing protein yields the protein MTKTLTMLAVLILLPAGAALAGDDCFVPMSLWQPRAAVIALAAQNHWTLRRIKIDDGCYQIDGTDAQGRRIEVTLHPATLQVTRIEYEDHDDADND from the coding sequence ATGACGAAGACACTCACAATGCTGGCCGTCCTGATCCTGCTGCCCGCCGGGGCGGCCCTGGCTGGGGACGACTGCTTTGTCCCCATGTCCCTGTGGCAACCCCGCGCGGCGGTGATCGCGCTGGCGGCCCAGAACCACTGGACCCTGCGCCGGATCAAGATCGACGACGGCTGCTACCAAATCGACGGCACCGACGCTCAGGGCCGCCGGATCGAAGTGACGCTGCACCCGGCCACCCTGCAGGTGACCCGCATCGAATACGAGGATCACGATGACGCAGACAATGACTGA
- a CDS encoding ATP-binding protein, producing the protein MTLPRSLQARLGLAIGALITVLWVAAAMVTAVTVRHEMDEVFDSALQEVAQRLLPLAVMDIVEREEEGITQRLGAVAAHDEFFTFVVRDAQGRVLLQSHTADPADFPEYDGAGFRQTPLYRLYNEDALQGSVRITVAEPLAHRRQVSQDTQLALGLPLLIVLPVTLLAIVLAVRAGLAPLRRFRERLAARHARDLSQVPADDLPLEIAPVAATLNTLLGSLDAAFTAERSFAANAAHELRTPLAGAIAQAQRLQSETADPAARARAGEIEATLKRLTRLSERLMQLARAEGGRLTVDRAQDLRPVVRIVVDDLTRSLALGRVTVSLADAPVMSHLDPDIFGILCRNLVENALRHGSDGTVTVSLAADGQLVVTNAGPVVPPDVLAGLTDRFARGSTAAAGSGLGLAIVASVMNRIGSALTLTSPPVGQDAGFAASVVIPVAVGGLADAASFQSRDD; encoded by the coding sequence ATGACGTTGCCGCGCAGTTTGCAGGCGCGTCTGGGGCTGGCCATCGGTGCGCTGATTACAGTGCTGTGGGTCGCGGCCGCGATGGTGACGGCGGTGACCGTGCGACACGAGATGGACGAGGTCTTTGATTCCGCCTTGCAGGAAGTGGCACAGCGGCTGTTGCCGCTGGCGGTCATGGATATCGTGGAGCGCGAGGAGGAAGGCATCACTCAGCGGCTGGGTGCGGTGGCGGCGCATGACGAGTTCTTTACCTTCGTGGTACGCGATGCGCAGGGGCGGGTCTTGCTGCAGTCGCATACCGCCGATCCCGCTGACTTTCCGGAGTATGACGGTGCTGGATTCCGGCAGACTCCGCTCTACCGACTGTATAACGAGGATGCCTTGCAAGGCTCTGTGCGGATCACCGTGGCAGAGCCGTTGGCGCACCGGCGACAGGTGTCGCAGGACACGCAGCTGGCGCTGGGATTGCCTTTGCTGATCGTGCTGCCGGTGACGTTGCTGGCAATCGTGCTGGCGGTGCGGGCGGGGCTGGCGCCGCTGCGGCGGTTCCGCGAACGGCTGGCCGCGCGGCATGCCCGCGATCTGTCACAGGTTCCGGCCGACGATCTGCCGCTTGAAATCGCGCCGGTGGCCGCGACGCTGAACACGCTGCTGGGAAGCCTCGACGCGGCCTTTACCGCAGAGCGCAGCTTTGCTGCCAATGCGGCGCACGAGCTGCGCACGCCACTCGCCGGGGCCATAGCACAGGCTCAGCGGTTGCAGTCCGAGACGGCGGACCCGGCCGCCCGCGCGCGGGCTGGCGAGATCGAGGCGACGCTGAAGCGGTTGACCCGGCTGTCGGAGAGGTTGATGCAACTGGCCCGTGCCGAAGGCGGGCGGCTGACGGTAGACCGGGCGCAGGATCTGAGGCCGGTCGTGCGGATCGTGGTCGATGATCTGACGCGCAGTCTGGCGCTGGGCCGGGTGACGGTGTCGCTGGCCGACGCGCCGGTAATGTCGCACCTCGACCCGGATATCTTTGGCATTCTGTGCCGCAATCTGGTGGAAAACGCGCTGCGACATGGATCGGATGGTACTGTCACGGTGAGCCTTGCGGCAGATGGACAGCTGGTGGTGACGAATGCGGGGCCGGTCGTGCCGCCGGATGTGCTGGCGGGTCTGACCGACCGCTTTGCCCGTGGCAGCACTGCGGCGGCGGGCAGCGGTCTGGGGCTGGCGATTGTTGCCTCGGTCATGAACCGGATCGGGTCGGCGCTGACACTGACCTCGCCGCCTGTGGGACAGGACGCGGGGTTCGCGGCCAGCGTGGTGATCCCGGTCGCGGTCGGAGGGCTGGCGGACGCCGCGTCTTTTCAAAGCCGTGATGACTGA
- a CDS encoding ABC-type transport auxiliary lipoprotein family protein: protein MTHLFPSRSTLTRRALFFGGASLLGGCSAISALDAAATPLDTYDLGPASGTRTGPRTAATLLVARPEAAAPIATDRLMIRPTPAAVTYLPDARWSDDLPVVVQSLLIRSIAATGRVGYVGKTDGGPVPDTVLLVRIDAFEVEVAGPETYIARIDITLTAIDDRSQTVKASRSFAQSTGVSDTMPATIVAGFQRIVDVLAPAMADWAAAQA, encoded by the coding sequence ATGACCCACCTTTTCCCATCCCGCAGCACCCTGACCCGCAGGGCGCTCTTTTTTGGCGGCGCTTCGCTGCTGGGCGGCTGCAGCGCGATTTCAGCCCTCGATGCGGCGGCCACGCCACTGGACACCTATGATCTGGGCCCCGCGTCCGGCACACGAACCGGCCCCCGCACCGCAGCCACCCTTCTGGTAGCAAGGCCAGAGGCCGCAGCCCCCATCGCAACCGACCGCCTGATGATCCGGCCCACGCCCGCCGCCGTCACCTATCTGCCCGACGCCCGGTGGAGCGACGATCTGCCCGTCGTCGTCCAGTCCCTGCTGATCCGCAGCATCGCGGCCACCGGGCGCGTCGGCTATGTCGGCAAGACGGATGGCGGGCCGGTGCCGGACACCGTCCTGCTGGTGCGGATCGACGCGTTCGAGGTCGAGGTGGCAGGCCCCGAGACCTACATCGCACGGATCGACATCACGCTGACCGCGATCGACGACCGCAGCCAGACGGTCAAGGCCTCGCGCAGCTTTGCGCAGTCCACAGGCGTCAGTGACACGATGCCCGCAACCATCGTCGCGGGCTTTCAAAGGATCGTCGACGTGCTCGCCCCCGCCATGGCCGACTGGGCCGCAGCACAGGCCTAA
- a CDS encoding MlaD family protein has translation METKANYILIGAFTLLAIVGSLGFLVWLAGLQLDRQYATYGIYFDDVSGLDASGDVRFNGLPVGRVIGLAIDPADPSRVLTTVEIDAATPVRANTVAQLQSQGVTGVSYISLSGGTVDAGPLIGVDGGLRIITSRRSTLQALVEDAPDLVTEATRLLEQFRAITGPENQAHVTGILGNLDTASARLDQALTDFSDITGTVSAATDQISRFTNRLDGLSAALTQTLTNADTTLAAVTRTFDSADTVLTDAAPAVAATTEAITSVRTMLRDEVPAILADMAATAAQARAAITDLHDRSGQALDGLAATPDLLNARLTELQQSLVDASTAFAAVTEASDSFNTLVYGDGTLMVAEARDVLATAQRTITTIAAITQDDVPAIVADIRTAVATATAAVDRVATDITGATSRLDPLATTAETTLTAARDLVVRAQGSLDGLNATLTGANGALASAQVAFDSATGLMQTDLAPVITDIRNAADRISTAADQVAGDAPAITADLRALIARADAVVAQVQGAVASSAPGIGTFATTGLPELSRLASDARGLVTSLDTLVRRIAQDPARFILDDRVPEYRR, from the coding sequence ATGGAAACCAAGGCGAATTACATCCTGATCGGCGCCTTCACCCTGCTGGCTATCGTGGGATCGCTGGGCTTTCTGGTCTGGCTGGCGGGCCTGCAACTGGACCGCCAATACGCCACCTACGGCATCTATTTCGACGACGTCTCGGGCCTCGACGCTTCTGGCGACGTGCGGTTCAACGGGCTGCCCGTGGGCCGCGTCATCGGTCTGGCCATCGACCCCGCCGATCCGTCCCGCGTCCTGACCACGGTCGAGATCGACGCCGCGACGCCGGTCCGCGCCAATACAGTGGCCCAACTGCAATCGCAGGGCGTGACGGGGGTCAGCTACATCTCGCTGTCCGGCGGCACGGTTGATGCCGGCCCGCTGATCGGGGTCGATGGCGGTCTGCGGATCATCACGTCGCGCCGGTCGACGTTGCAGGCGCTGGTCGAGGATGCGCCAGACCTTGTGACCGAGGCGACGCGCCTGCTGGAACAGTTCCGCGCGATCACCGGGCCGGAAAATCAGGCCCATGTCACCGGCATCCTCGGCAACCTCGACACCGCCTCGGCGCGACTGGATCAGGCGCTGACCGACTTTTCGGACATCACCGGGACGGTCAGTGCCGCGACAGACCAGATCTCGCGCTTTACCAACCGGCTGGATGGGCTGTCTGCCGCCCTGACACAGACCCTGACGAACGCCGACACCACCCTCGCCGCCGTCACGCGCACCTTCGACAGCGCCGACACCGTACTGACCGATGCGGCCCCGGCCGTGGCAGCCACGACAGAAGCGATCACCAGCGTCCGCACGATGCTGCGCGACGAAGTGCCCGCGATCCTCGCCGATATGGCCGCAACGGCGGCACAGGCGCGCGCCGCGATCACCGACCTGCATGACCGGTCGGGACAGGCGCTGGACGGGCTGGCCGCAACCCCCGATTTGCTGAACGCGCGCCTGACCGAACTGCAGCAATCGCTGGTGGATGCCAGCACCGCCTTTGCCGCCGTGACCGAAGCCTCCGACAGCTTCAACACGCTGGTCTACGGTGACGGCACCCTGATGGTGGCCGAGGCGCGTGACGTGCTGGCCACGGCCCAGCGCACGATCACGACCATCGCGGCGATCACGCAGGACGACGTGCCCGCCATCGTCGCCGACATCCGCACCGCCGTCGCCACAGCCACCGCTGCGGTGGACCGCGTGGCGACGGACATCACGGGCGCGACCTCACGCCTCGATCCGCTGGCCACCACGGCAGAGACGACACTGACCGCCGCCCGCGATCTTGTCGTCCGGGCGCAAGGGAGCCTCGACGGCCTTAACGCTACGCTGACCGGGGCAAACGGCGCGCTCGCGTCGGCGCAGGTGGCTTTCGACAGCGCGACGGGTCTGATGCAGACCGACCTCGCACCCGTCATCACGGACATCCGCAATGCCGCAGACCGGATCAGCACCGCCGCCGATCAGGTCGCCGGCGACGCCCCCGCGATCACCGCAGACCTGCGCGCCCTGATCGCCCGCGCCGACGCCGTCGTGGCACAGGTGCAGGGCGCCGTCGCGTCCAGTGCCCCCGGCATCGGCACCTTTGCCACGACCGGCCTGCCGGAACTGTCGCGCCTCGCCTCTGACGCGCGCGGGCTTGTGACGTCACTCGACACCCTCGTGCGCCGGATCGCACAGGACCCGGCCCGCTTCATCCTCGACGACCGCGTCCCCGAATACAGGAGATGA
- a CDS encoding ABC transporter ATP-binding protein — MPDRVADPIIRVRDLVTRFGTHTVHDGLSLDVRRGEIIGIVGGSGTGKSVLLHAIVGLLSPAAGTIEVFGQSVRNTDDDAYRHLRRRWGVMFQDGALFSSLTVRQNVEAPMREQLDLSDDLRETLAALKVRMVGLEDAAMMQFPSELSGGMRKRAGFARAIALDPEIVFLDEPTAGLDPVGAAAFDTLIKQLQAALGLTVFLVTHDLDSLNAICDRIAVLADHKVIAVGTMAQMMDIDHPWVRAYFHGPRARAATASAGRS; from the coding sequence ATGCCGGACCGTGTCGCCGACCCCATCATCCGCGTGCGTGACCTTGTCACCCGGTTCGGCACCCATACGGTCCACGACGGGCTGAGCCTCGATGTCAGACGTGGAGAGATCATCGGCATCGTCGGCGGATCGGGCACCGGCAAGTCGGTGCTGCTGCACGCCATCGTCGGCCTGCTTTCCCCCGCCGCAGGCACGATCGAGGTCTTCGGCCAAAGCGTGCGCAACACCGACGATGACGCCTATCGCCATCTGCGCCGTCGCTGGGGTGTGATGTTTCAGGACGGCGCGCTGTTTTCGTCCCTGACCGTGCGCCAGAACGTCGAGGCGCCGATGCGCGAACAACTCGACCTTTCCGATGACCTGCGCGAAACACTGGCCGCCCTCAAGGTCCGCATGGTCGGGCTGGAGGACGCGGCGATGATGCAATTCCCGTCAGAGCTTTCGGGCGGCATGCGCAAGCGGGCGGGCTTTGCCCGCGCGATCGCCCTCGACCCAGAGATCGTGTTTCTGGACGAACCCACCGCCGGCCTCGACCCCGTGGGGGCCGCCGCATTCGACACGCTGATCAAGCAGTTGCAGGCGGCGCTGGGGCTGACGGTCTTTCTGGTGACGCACGACCTCGACAGCCTGAACGCAATCTGCGACCGCATCGCCGTGCTGGCCGACCACAAGGTGATCGCGGTCGGCACCATGGCGCAGATGATGGACATCGATCACCCTTGGGTCCGCGCCTATTTCCACGGACCCCGCGCCCGCGCAGCCACCGCGTCAGCGGGGCGATCCTGA
- a CDS encoding ABC transporter permease, which yields MPDLGPDDRTAPVTLTTTGDSLALAGALTIEAVARLVQAASPVQTGSASAIDIAGLTRMDTAGAWWIITRLSAGAQAGILNATPAQTQLIETVRRNMTPTAIIPPIPHGIAASVGAFGQRVAGAAQTAKELLSFLGQVVATLGGLVLRPGRLRLTSLVHQCEQVGLNAVPIVALMAFLIGVVLAFQGSAQLRQFGAEVFVVDLISISVLRELGILLTAIIVAGRSGSAFTAAIGAMKMREEIDALRTLGLDPVAVLVVPRVLALMLMLPALGFIADLSGLVGGAAMAWIDLGVSPAVFRSRLLSDTDVWHFGVGMIKAPFFALIIGIIGCYEGMRVGGDAESLGRRTSTSVVLSIFMVIVLDALFSIFFATVGI from the coding sequence ATTCCGGACCTCGGACCTGACGACCGCACCGCGCCTGTCACGCTGACCACGACTGGCGACAGCCTGGCGCTCGCGGGCGCACTGACGATCGAAGCTGTGGCAAGGCTGGTGCAGGCCGCATCCCCCGTGCAAACAGGGTCTGCCAGCGCGATTGACATCGCCGGCCTGACCCGCATGGATACCGCTGGCGCGTGGTGGATCATCACCCGGCTGTCGGCAGGCGCGCAGGCCGGCATCCTGAATGCGACACCGGCGCAGACCCAGTTGATCGAAACGGTGCGGCGCAACATGACTCCGACGGCCATCATTCCGCCGATACCGCATGGCATTGCCGCAAGTGTCGGAGCCTTCGGACAGCGTGTCGCGGGGGCAGCGCAGACGGCCAAGGAGCTGTTGTCGTTTCTGGGTCAGGTCGTGGCCACCCTTGGCGGGCTCGTCCTGCGGCCCGGTCGTCTGCGGCTGACGTCGCTGGTGCATCAGTGTGAGCAGGTCGGCCTGAATGCCGTCCCCATCGTCGCCCTGATGGCCTTCCTGATCGGTGTCGTCCTCGCCTTTCAGGGATCGGCGCAGCTGCGCCAGTTCGGGGCAGAGGTTTTCGTCGTCGACCTGATCTCGATCTCGGTGCTGCGCGAATTGGGCATCCTGCTGACGGCGATCATCGTGGCGGGCCGGTCGGGGTCTGCCTTTACCGCCGCCATCGGTGCCATGAAGATGCGCGAGGAAATCGACGCCCTGCGCACCCTTGGCCTTGATCCGGTCGCGGTGCTTGTCGTGCCGCGCGTGCTGGCACTGATGCTGATGCTGCCGGCGCTGGGGTTCATCGCGGACCTGTCGGGATTGGTCGGCGGTGCGGCCATGGCGTGGATCGACCTTGGCGTGTCACCCGCCGTGTTCCGGTCGCGGCTGCTGTCGGATACCGACGTCTGGCACTTCGGCGTCGGCATGATCAAGGCGCCGTTCTTTGCCCTGATCATCGGCATCATCGGCTGTTACGAAGGCATGCGTGTCGGCGGCGATGCGGAATCGCTGGGGCGGCGGACATCGACCTCTGTCGTGCTGTCGATCTTCATGGTGATCGTGTTGGACGCGCTGTTTTCCATCTTCTTCGCGACGGTGGGGATCTGA
- a CDS encoding universal stress protein codes for MFNRILVCFDGSDHAAAALRIAADLANRYRATMVIVHVPEIRNDAIAVGSEVIFVPTDEAEVRARAAEVLEQGAAIATEAGHAAASTKVLRGSAAEAILAYAKDDGIDLIVSGRRGMGTLRGLLVGSVSQKLTSHAACPVLTVQ; via the coding sequence ATGTTCAACAGGATACTCGTCTGCTTTGACGGATCAGACCATGCCGCCGCGGCGCTGCGGATCGCCGCTGACCTTGCCAACAGGTATCGCGCCACCATGGTGATCGTGCATGTCCCCGAGATCCGCAACGATGCCATCGCCGTTGGATCCGAAGTGATCTTCGTCCCCACCGACGAGGCCGAAGTCCGGGCGCGGGCCGCTGAAGTTCTGGAACAGGGCGCAGCCATCGCGACAGAGGCAGGCCACGCTGCAGCATCCACAAAAGTGCTGCGCGGCAGCGCGGCAGAGGCCATCCTTGCCTACGCCAAGGATGACGGCATCGATCTCATCGTCTCCGGACGCCGCGGGATGGGCACACTGCGCGGCCTGCTCGTCGGCAGCGTGTCGCAAAAGCTGACGTCGCATGCGGCGTGCCCGGTTCTGACGGTGCAGTGA
- a CDS encoding GAF domain-containing sensor histidine kinase, with the protein MAKAYTFEALGLLHQGIDESILNIVKLAGCLLEAPVSHVSVVETVEGRQLIAASVGPLFDPMDHCETCLEDSICKHVVATRRTVAIPDLQKDIRTQTNSLLQAQNLRSYIGSPIHTTTGRVIGSLCCMTHTIRDWSARDIEMLEKLACCVDDIIKARTLALEERRARERLQDLLASRSSYIAHISHEIRTPLTGIIASIKMLSHAKSDRQSARLNDILTRSADKLMTFVSDVLDLAKIDAGQIESVLEETPLVDLMSDILAEFSPLAESKSVALEIDNQLGKNTYFVDRKALTTIVQNLVGNAVKFTDSGYVRVHLKEDSYGQIVIEVCDTGIGIASADHARIFEEFEQADANISRTYGGTGLGMTIVKRTVEHLNGLITVDSRLGHGAKFTVSLPLQIANGQSQAA; encoded by the coding sequence TCAAACTTGCAGGCTGCTTGCTGGAAGCGCCGGTATCTCATGTCTCCGTGGTCGAAACAGTAGAAGGACGGCAACTCATCGCCGCGTCCGTTGGTCCACTTTTCGATCCGATGGATCATTGCGAAACATGTCTTGAAGACTCGATTTGCAAGCATGTCGTCGCGACACGCCGGACCGTCGCGATCCCTGACCTGCAAAAAGACATTCGCACGCAGACCAATTCCCTTCTGCAAGCGCAGAATTTGCGGTCGTATATCGGAAGTCCGATCCATACGACGACCGGCAGGGTGATCGGTTCCCTGTGTTGTATGACGCATACGATCAGAGACTGGTCAGCGCGCGATATCGAGATGCTTGAAAAGCTTGCATGCTGCGTCGATGACATCATCAAAGCACGGACGCTGGCGCTGGAAGAACGCAGAGCGCGAGAGCGGCTTCAGGACCTCCTCGCAAGCCGCAGCAGTTACATCGCGCATATCAGTCATGAAATCAGGACGCCGCTGACCGGCATCATCGCTTCGATCAAGATGTTGAGCCACGCCAAGTCTGATCGGCAGTCGGCGCGTCTGAATGACATCCTGACCCGATCAGCAGACAAGCTGATGACCTTTGTAAGCGATGTTCTGGATCTCGCCAAGATTGACGCGGGGCAGATCGAATCCGTTCTGGAGGAAACCCCTCTTGTCGATCTCATGAGCGACATTCTGGCCGAGTTTTCACCTCTCGCAGAGTCGAAATCAGTGGCACTCGAGATCGACAACCAGCTTGGCAAAAACACCTATTTTGTCGACCGAAAGGCGTTGACGACCATTGTGCAAAATCTGGTCGGCAATGCGGTCAAGTTCACCGATTCCGGATATGTCCGGGTCCACCTCAAGGAAGACTCCTACGGCCAGATCGTGATTGAAGTCTGCGACACGGGGATCGGGATCGCGTCGGCCGATCACGCGCGAATCTTCGAAGAGTTCGAGCAGGCGGACGCGAATATTTCCCGAACCTATGGGGGGACCGGACTCGGCATGACCATCGTGAAGCGGACCGTCGAACACCTGAACGGATTGATAACCGTCGACAGCAGGCTGGGCCATGGCGCAAAGTTTACGGTCTCGCTCCCTTTGCAAATCGCCAATGGTCAATCGCAGGCAGCATAA